Proteins co-encoded in one Diaminobutyricimonas sp. LJ205 genomic window:
- a CDS encoding LuxR C-terminal-related transcriptional regulator produces the protein MAMPLLATKLFVPSPRPQTVPRPRLIQRMNEGLDHKLVLVSAPAGFGKSSALSAWAAELQGTDVRVAWLSLDAGDNDLLRFLTYLVTALGGADAGSGADSEVGADSRVGTAALGLLDASKPLPAEVTLTALINDVAQSAHEFVLVLDDFHLIDAQLVREAVEFLIEHLPARMHLAIASRADPTLPLARMRARGELTELRAADLRFTPDEAADFLNEAMGLRLSADEITALDIRTEGWIAGLQLAALSMRGGSDIRGFIEAFTGSNRFIIDYLVEEVLQRQPERVRDFLLRTAILDRLSGPLCVAVTGQADAGGTLDGLERDNLFLIPLDDQRQWYRYHHLFADVLRARLQSEQPELISTLHVRASEWCEVHDLVDDAVRHALAAHDFERAARLVELAVPDIRRTRQETTLRGWLTALPEDVCRGNPVLSTYIAWMRLYSGDLDAVEPWLRHAELMLSAPVSADEPSEELLLLPQTIEMYRAALAQAHGDIAGTVRHADRSLRLASPDDHLGRGAAGGLLALAAWAAGDAVASVRSFADASAHLRSAGYLADELSGTILLADMLLACGRLHEARRRYERALQRAERGDVLPNPAGDLHVGLAELDLERNDVAAAVRHLEASAALGERAALPENRYRRFVALARLKQAEGDLDAAAELLRQAEPLYVRGYFPEVHPIPALAARVWVAQGRLADAADWARHSGVTVAGEPSFLRECEHLTLVRLLIAEHRAAEQRVSSTARGLADTHGLLDRLLTAAEASGRTGSTIEILMLQALAHQAEGRMSEALVPLERALTLAEPEGYLRLFADEGLPMAELLQDAARHSIASDYVSRLLAAVSEESSGAGQGTTVGGAGQAAASGVQSFGQPAAVQSLAEPLSERELHVLRLLRTELTGPEIARELVVSLNTVRTHTKNIFRKLDVTNRRAAVRRGEELGLV, from the coding sequence AGGCACCGACGTTCGAGTCGCATGGCTCTCACTCGATGCCGGCGACAACGACCTGCTTCGGTTCCTTACTTATCTGGTCACTGCGCTGGGCGGCGCTGATGCCGGAAGCGGCGCTGATTCCGAAGTCGGCGCTGACTCCCGGGTCGGCACGGCGGCGCTCGGGCTGCTGGATGCCTCGAAACCGCTGCCTGCCGAGGTTACGTTGACCGCCCTGATCAACGACGTCGCCCAGTCCGCCCACGAGTTCGTGCTCGTGCTCGACGACTTCCACCTGATTGACGCGCAGCTCGTGCGCGAGGCCGTCGAGTTCCTGATCGAGCACCTCCCGGCCCGGATGCACCTGGCGATCGCGAGCCGCGCCGATCCGACGCTGCCGCTGGCCCGGATGCGCGCCCGCGGCGAACTGACCGAGCTTCGGGCAGCTGACCTGCGTTTCACTCCAGACGAGGCCGCCGACTTCCTCAACGAGGCCATGGGCCTCAGGCTCTCGGCCGATGAGATCACCGCCCTCGACATCCGCACCGAGGGCTGGATCGCCGGCCTGCAGCTGGCCGCGTTGTCGATGCGTGGAGGCAGCGACATCCGCGGATTCATCGAGGCGTTCACCGGCAGCAATCGGTTCATCATCGACTACCTCGTGGAGGAGGTGCTGCAGCGCCAGCCCGAGCGCGTGCGCGACTTCCTGCTGCGCACCGCGATTCTCGATCGGCTCAGCGGTCCGCTGTGCGTTGCCGTGACTGGTCAGGCGGATGCCGGCGGCACGCTTGACGGGCTGGAACGCGACAATCTCTTCCTGATCCCGCTCGATGACCAGCGGCAGTGGTATCGCTACCACCACCTGTTCGCTGATGTGCTCCGGGCTCGCCTGCAGAGTGAACAGCCTGAGCTGATCTCGACGCTGCACGTGCGCGCGAGCGAGTGGTGCGAAGTGCACGATCTCGTCGACGACGCCGTGAGGCACGCGCTCGCCGCGCACGACTTCGAGCGGGCGGCCCGACTGGTCGAGCTCGCTGTCCCCGACATCCGCCGCACCCGCCAGGAGACGACCTTGCGCGGCTGGCTGACGGCGCTGCCCGAAGACGTTTGTCGGGGCAACCCAGTGCTGAGCACCTACATCGCCTGGATGCGGCTGTACTCGGGCGACCTGGACGCTGTCGAGCCGTGGCTGCGGCATGCCGAGCTCATGCTGAGTGCGCCCGTTTCAGCGGACGAACCCAGCGAAGAGTTGCTCCTGCTGCCGCAAACCATTGAGATGTACCGGGCGGCGCTCGCCCAGGCGCATGGCGACATCGCCGGGACCGTCCGCCATGCCGACCGTTCGTTGCGACTGGCGAGCCCGGATGACCACCTCGGACGCGGCGCTGCCGGCGGACTGCTCGCCCTGGCCGCCTGGGCGGCGGGTGACGCGGTAGCCTCCGTGCGGTCCTTCGCCGACGCCAGTGCCCATCTGCGCTCGGCGGGATACCTCGCTGATGAACTGAGCGGCACCATCCTGCTCGCTGACATGCTGCTCGCCTGCGGCCGCCTTCACGAAGCGCGTCGCCGGTACGAGCGAGCCCTCCAGCGGGCTGAGCGGGGCGACGTGCTGCCGAACCCGGCTGGCGACCTGCACGTTGGCCTCGCGGAGCTCGATCTGGAACGCAACGATGTCGCTGCTGCTGTAAGACACCTCGAGGCCAGTGCGGCGCTGGGGGAGCGGGCGGCGCTGCCCGAGAACCGGTACCGCCGATTCGTTGCCCTCGCTCGGTTGAAACAGGCGGAGGGTGATCTGGATGCCGCCGCCGAGCTGCTTCGGCAGGCCGAGCCGCTCTACGTGCGCGGCTATTTCCCCGAGGTGCATCCGATTCCTGCCTTGGCCGCGCGGGTCTGGGTCGCCCAGGGGCGGCTGGCCGACGCCGCGGACTGGGCCCGGCACAGCGGTGTCACCGTGGCGGGCGAGCCCAGCTTCCTGCGCGAGTGCGAGCATCTCACCCTGGTCCGTCTGCTGATCGCCGAGCATCGTGCGGCTGAGCAGCGCGTGTCTAGCACGGCTCGCGGTCTCGCCGACACCCACGGGCTGCTCGACCGGCTGCTGACCGCGGCCGAGGCATCCGGACGCACCGGCAGCACGATCGAGATCCTGATGCTGCAGGCGCTCGCGCATCAGGCGGAGGGACGGATGTCTGAAGCTCTCGTGCCTCTCGAACGAGCCCTGACGCTGGCCGAGCCCGAGGGGTACCTGCGGCTGTTCGCCGATGAGGGCTTGCCGATGGCGGAGCTGCTGCAGGATGCCGCGCGTCATTCGATCGCGTCCGATTACGTCTCTCGACTGCTCGCTGCCGTGAGTGAGGAGAGTTCCGGCGCGGGGCAGGGGACGACTGTTGGCGGAGCGGGGCAGGCCGCGGCATCCGGCGTCCAATCATTCGGTCAACCAGCAGCCGTCCAATCGCTGGCTGAGCCGCTCAGCGAACGCGAGCTGCATGTGCTGCGGCTGTTGCGTACCGAGCTGACCGGGCCGGAGATTGCCCGCGAGCTGGTGGTGTCGCTGAACACGGTGCGCACGCATACGAAGAACATCTTCCGCAAGCTCGACGTGACGAACCGGCGGGCGGCCGTCCGTCGCGGCGAGGAGCTCGGCCTCGTCTGA
- a CDS encoding DUF2306 domain-containing protein, giving the protein MTKTAERVGAPVPRVPPGTSRRTNWLVPIGLILLALVPVVTGSLRLVELGGGPEIMPDNPRADASPLPIAAHIASALIFTVFGAFQFVPGLRRRPWHRRAGRVLAPLGLVAALSAIWMSVFYAHPEGTDELLVAFRLAFGSAMAVFIVLGVVAIRRRNITAHRAWMTRAFAIGIGAGTQAVVLTVVPLVIPPTETSTALCHAASWVINLAVAEWAIRRRPRG; this is encoded by the coding sequence ATGACGAAGACCGCAGAGCGTGTCGGCGCACCAGTCCCGCGTGTCCCACCTGGCACTAGCCGGCGGACCAACTGGCTGGTTCCGATTGGACTGATCCTGCTCGCCCTGGTTCCGGTGGTCACCGGGTCGCTGCGGCTCGTCGAACTCGGCGGCGGGCCGGAAATCATGCCAGACAACCCGCGAGCGGACGCGTCCCCGCTGCCGATCGCGGCGCACATCGCCAGCGCGCTCATCTTCACGGTGTTCGGCGCCTTCCAGTTCGTGCCGGGACTTCGTCGGCGTCCGTGGCATCGTCGGGCCGGACGCGTCCTGGCGCCGCTCGGACTGGTCGCCGCGCTGTCCGCGATCTGGATGTCAGTGTTCTACGCGCACCCGGAGGGCACCGACGAATTACTGGTGGCTTTCCGGCTGGCGTTCGGCTCGGCGATGGCGGTGTTCATCGTGCTCGGCGTCGTCGCCATCCGTCGTCGCAACATCACCGCGCACCGGGCCTGGATGACGCGCGCCTTCGCCATCGGTATCGGAGCCGGCACGCAGGCGGTTGTCTTGACCGTGGTGCCGCTGGTCATCCCTCCGACTGAGACGAGCACCGCGCTCTGTCACGCCGCCAGTTGGGTGATCAACCTCGCGGTGGCGGAGTGGGCGATCCGGCGGAGGCCGCGCGGATGA
- a CDS encoding HNH endonuclease signature motif containing protein, whose protein sequence is MRDGGCLIPDCPIPAAWSEIHHVLEWANGGKTHTDNGVLLCWFHHRTIDSSGWQIRMVRGSPQIKAPPWIDPNADWRPATKSRTRLADEIDGSG, encoded by the coding sequence GTGCGGGACGGCGGATGTCTCATCCCGGACTGTCCGATACCGGCGGCGTGGTCCGAGATTCACCATGTCCTGGAGTGGGCGAACGGCGGAAAAACGCATACCGACAACGGAGTGCTGCTGTGTTGGTTCCACCATCGGACGATTGATAGTTCCGGGTGGCAGATACGCATGGTTCGAGGTTCGCCGCAGATCAAGGCGCCTCCCTGGATAGACCCGAATGCTGACTGGCGCCCGGCGACGAAGTCACGCACCAGGTTGGCCGATGAGATCGACGGTTCTGGCTGA
- a CDS encoding SRPBCC domain-containing protein encodes MSDNQPDQRVPDEARITRTFDAPVDRVYRAWIDPEQFAHWFGAELEVPQSYLEMDVRPGGQWRATMLHEGGELPFGGEYLELVENERLVMTFDDPERIGAGNVDVNVLTVTFTPIGEDRTEVLLSQTGLMEHGMADDLVVGYNSFMDKLAELLARD; translated from the coding sequence ATGAGCGACAACCAGCCAGACCAGCGAGTTCCCGACGAGGCCCGGATCACCCGCACCTTCGATGCTCCCGTTGACCGCGTCTACCGGGCATGGATCGACCCCGAGCAGTTCGCCCACTGGTTCGGAGCGGAACTCGAGGTTCCGCAGTCCTACCTGGAGATGGACGTACGACCCGGCGGACAGTGGAGGGCGACCATGCTGCATGAGGGTGGGGAACTTCCCTTCGGTGGCGAATATCTCGAGTTGGTCGAGAACGAGCGGCTGGTGATGACCTTCGACGACCCCGAGCGCATCGGCGCAGGCAATGTCGACGTGAACGTGCTCACCGTCACCTTCACGCCGATCGGGGAGGACCGCACCGAAGTGCTGCTCAGCCAGACCGGTCTGATGGAGCACGGCATGGCCGACGATCTCGTGGTGGGGTACAACTCGTTCATGGACAAGCTCGCCGAGTTGCTCGCCCGCGACTAG
- a CDS encoding LLM class flavin-dependent oxidoreductase, whose translation MKRIGFLSFGHYQDVPGSLVHTAQDALLQSIELAVAAEEVGVDGAFVRVHHFAPQLASPFPLLAAMGARTSRIEIGTGVIDMRYENPLYMAEEAAATDLISGGRLQLGVSRGSPEHAMNGFEAFGYVPGEGRSDADDARTKTEIFLQAIEGAGVVRANPQMTGHTGALAIEPQSPGLRDRIWWGSGTRATAKWTAEQGMNLMSSTLLTEDTGVDFGDLQAEQIQVFRDTWKDAGHAWAPRVSVSRSIIPLVSDADRHFFGLRAQVEGKDQVGQLEGTLARFGKSYIGEPDALIEQLAQDAAVEAADTVLITVPNQLGVDYNAQLLESVVKYVAPGLGWR comes from the coding sequence ATGAAACGCATCGGGTTCCTCAGTTTCGGCCACTACCAGGATGTCCCGGGGTCTCTCGTGCACACCGCCCAGGACGCGCTGCTGCAGTCCATCGAGCTTGCGGTGGCCGCTGAGGAGGTCGGAGTCGACGGCGCGTTCGTTCGGGTGCACCACTTCGCCCCGCAGCTGGCGTCACCGTTCCCGCTGCTGGCCGCGATGGGGGCTCGCACCAGCCGCATCGAGATCGGCACCGGCGTGATCGACATGCGTTACGAAAACCCGCTCTACATGGCCGAGGAAGCTGCCGCCACCGACCTGATCAGCGGCGGAAGACTGCAGCTCGGCGTCAGCCGCGGTTCACCCGAGCACGCCATGAACGGCTTTGAGGCGTTCGGTTATGTGCCGGGCGAGGGCCGCAGTGACGCTGATGATGCCCGCACCAAGACCGAGATCTTCCTGCAGGCGATCGAGGGTGCGGGCGTCGTCCGCGCCAACCCGCAGATGACCGGGCACACCGGCGCGCTCGCCATTGAGCCGCAATCGCCGGGGCTGCGCGACCGGATCTGGTGGGGGTCCGGCACCCGGGCCACCGCCAAGTGGACCGCCGAGCAGGGCATGAACCTGATGAGCTCGACCCTGCTCACCGAGGACACCGGGGTCGACTTCGGCGACTTACAGGCCGAGCAGATCCAGGTCTTCCGCGACACCTGGAAGGACGCCGGCCACGCCTGGGCACCCCGCGTCTCGGTCAGCCGCAGCATCATCCCGCTGGTCAGCGACGCCGACCGGCACTTCTTCGGCTTGCGCGCCCAGGTCGAGGGCAAGGACCAGGTCGGCCAGCTCGAGGGCACCCTGGCCCGGTTCGGCAAGAGCTACATCGGCGAACCGGACGCCCTGATTGAGCAATTGGCTCAGGATGCCGCGGTCGAAGCCGCTGACACGGTGCTGATCACCGTGCCCAACCAGCTCGGCGTCGACTACAACGCGCAGCTGCTCGAGAGCGTCGTGAAGTACGTCGCGCCGGGGCTCGGCTGGCGGTAG
- a CDS encoding BCCT family transporter yields the protein MSNDPTEALPEPSSHGWSSVDKVVVGVAGGIIVVVCLLGVIFTQQVGDVTAAALSWVTTNLGWLFVLSATGFVVFALVLAFGRYGGIPLSREGEEAEFSTWSWVAMMFSAGMGIGLMFFGVYEPVTHLVDPPPFTGAEPESPQAASQAMAFTFFHWGLHPWAIYSVVGLALAYSTFRMGRGNLMSAPFEALFGEDRIKRRGWGKPIDILAIICTKFGSATSLGLGALQIAAGLSLLATGEFVDDPGVTLPIIVILVLTVGVVFSAASGISKGIKWLSNTNMVLSAALLTFVFVAGPALFILDLLPQGIGAYFTNLIPMSFQSAVFGGGDWLASWTIFYWAWWISWTPFVGNFIARISRGRTIREFVLGVLLVPTAVSMIWFTVFGGAGIHLQVNGVDIAGEGNEAAAFFAMLQQYPFFIGTSIVVMVLTAVFFVSGADAGSLVLGTLSTRGSERPWKPLVIVWAVLTGAVAAVLLFVGGLAALQTFTILAATPFVLIMIGLCVSLYADLRRDPMRRRRLGPVRGSAEVTGTVPFTQPVVDDESSERP from the coding sequence ATGTCCAATGACCCCACCGAAGCCCTGCCGGAACCGTCATCACATGGGTGGAGCAGCGTCGACAAGGTCGTAGTCGGAGTCGCCGGCGGCATCATCGTGGTGGTCTGTCTGCTCGGGGTGATCTTCACTCAGCAGGTAGGGGATGTCACGGCAGCCGCACTGTCCTGGGTGACGACCAACCTCGGTTGGCTGTTCGTACTCAGCGCGACCGGCTTCGTGGTCTTCGCACTGGTCCTGGCGTTCGGCCGATACGGCGGAATCCCGCTGTCCCGCGAGGGTGAAGAGGCCGAGTTCTCGACCTGGTCGTGGGTGGCGATGATGTTCAGCGCCGGCATGGGCATCGGACTGATGTTCTTCGGCGTGTACGAACCGGTGACGCATCTGGTCGACCCGCCGCCGTTCACCGGCGCCGAGCCGGAGAGTCCGCAGGCAGCGAGCCAGGCGATGGCGTTCACGTTCTTCCACTGGGGTTTGCACCCGTGGGCCATCTACTCCGTGGTGGGGCTGGCGCTCGCCTACTCCACCTTCCGGATGGGTCGGGGCAACCTGATGAGCGCACCGTTCGAGGCCCTCTTCGGCGAGGACCGGATCAAGCGGCGCGGCTGGGGCAAGCCGATCGACATCCTCGCGATCATCTGCACCAAGTTCGGTTCGGCGACATCCCTCGGCCTCGGTGCCTTGCAGATCGCGGCCGGCCTCTCCCTACTCGCCACAGGCGAATTCGTGGATGACCCGGGCGTGACGCTGCCGATCATCGTCATCCTCGTGCTCACTGTCGGCGTCGTGTTCTCCGCAGCGAGCGGTATCAGCAAGGGCATCAAGTGGCTGAGCAACACCAACATGGTGCTGTCGGCGGCGCTGTTGACCTTCGTGTTCGTCGCCGGTCCGGCGCTGTTCATCCTGGACCTGCTGCCGCAGGGCATCGGCGCCTACTTTACGAACCTGATCCCGATGAGCTTCCAGTCCGCCGTCTTCGGTGGCGGCGACTGGCTGGCCAGCTGGACGATCTTCTACTGGGCGTGGTGGATCTCATGGACCCCGTTCGTCGGCAACTTCATCGCCCGGATCTCGCGCGGCCGCACCATCCGCGAGTTCGTGCTCGGCGTGCTGCTCGTGCCCACCGCGGTGAGCATGATCTGGTTCACCGTGTTCGGCGGGGCAGGCATCCACCTGCAAGTGAACGGAGTGGACATCGCCGGCGAAGGCAACGAGGCCGCTGCATTCTTCGCGATGCTGCAGCAGTACCCGTTCTTCATCGGCACCTCGATTGTCGTGATGGTGCTCACTGCGGTTTTCTTCGTCAGTGGCGCGGATGCCGGTTCCCTGGTGCTGGGGACGCTGTCGACCCGCGGCAGCGAACGGCCGTGGAAACCGCTGGTGATCGTCTGGGCGGTACTCACCGGGGCGGTCGCGGCGGTGCTGCTCTTCGTCGGCGGGTTGGCGGCGCTGCAGACGTTCACGATCCTTGCCGCGACGCCATTCGTGCTGATCATGATCGGGTTGTGTGTATCGCTCTATGCCGACCTGCGCCGAGATCCGATGCGCAGGCGGCGGCTTGGGCCGGTCCGGGGTTCGGCCGAGGTGACCGGCACGGTGCCGTTCACGCAACCGGTGGTTGACGACGAATCTTCTGAGAGACCCTAG
- a CDS encoding cob(I)yrinic acid a,c-diamide adenosyltransferase, whose product MADPEILQRDGDNGRTEFGRYGQMPKWDARVAAYADCDEANAVIGVALSVTGFTVEVTSTLASVQNDLWDVLADLAVPLNGGEEATARIHEAHLVRLERAILHFEQEPADLEGVVLPGGTVAAATLYHARAVVRRAERMVWVAFETYPEGVNVLTAQYLNRLSTLLFVLARGANVEHGDINWRPEASSRAMEDGDVTSGD is encoded by the coding sequence ATGGCTGATCCGGAGATTCTGCAGCGCGACGGCGACAACGGACGCACCGAATTCGGGCGCTACGGCCAGATGCCGAAGTGGGATGCTCGGGTTGCCGCCTACGCGGACTGCGATGAGGCAAATGCGGTCATCGGTGTCGCGCTTTCGGTCACCGGGTTCACCGTCGAAGTGACCTCGACGCTCGCCAGTGTTCAGAACGACCTGTGGGATGTCCTCGCCGATCTGGCTGTGCCGCTGAACGGCGGCGAGGAGGCGACCGCGCGAATCCACGAGGCGCACCTCGTGCGTTTGGAACGGGCGATCCTGCATTTCGAACAGGAGCCCGCCGACCTTGAAGGCGTTGTCCTCCCCGGCGGAACAGTGGCCGCGGCCACCCTGTACCACGCCCGCGCCGTCGTGCGTCGCGCGGAGCGGATGGTCTGGGTCGCCTTCGAGACTTACCCCGAGGGCGTCAACGTGCTTACCGCGCAGTACCTCAACCGGCTGTCGACCCTGCTGTTCGTGCTCGCCCGGGGCGCCAACGTCGAGCACGGCGACATCAACTGGCGGCCTGAGGCATCCTCCAGGGCGATGGAAGACGGGGACGTAACTTCCGGTGATTGA